Proteins encoded within one genomic window of Prosthecobacter fusiformis:
- a CDS encoding cysteine hydrolase family protein: MNMNATLSIEAEPYTFELVPARCALLIIDMQRDFLEPGGFGEMLGNDVSQLRQAIEPNKKLLEAWRAAGLQVLHTREGHRPDLADLPPAKKVRGHGATTIGDTGPMGRILIRGEAGHDIIPELYPLPGEPVIDKPGKGAFFATDLHAILQNLGITQLVVTGVTTEVCVNTTVREANDRGYECLVPEDCVASYFPIFQEMGLKMIKAQGGIFGWVTGSSKIIPALA; this comes from the coding sequence ATGAACATGAATGCCACACTGAGCATCGAAGCGGAACCTTACACTTTTGAACTGGTTCCGGCCCGTTGCGCCCTGCTGATCATTGACATGCAGCGTGACTTTTTGGAACCCGGCGGCTTTGGCGAAATGCTGGGCAATGATGTGTCCCAGCTCCGTCAGGCCATCGAGCCTAACAAAAAGCTCTTGGAAGCCTGGCGTGCTGCCGGGCTCCAGGTGCTGCACACCCGTGAAGGGCACCGCCCGGATCTCGCAGACCTTCCCCCCGCGAAGAAAGTGCGCGGTCACGGGGCCACCACCATTGGTGATACCGGTCCCATGGGCCGCATCCTCATCCGAGGTGAGGCCGGTCACGATATCATTCCTGAACTCTACCCCCTTCCTGGTGAACCCGTCATCGATAAGCCGGGCAAGGGGGCCTTTTTCGCCACCGATCTCCACGCCATCCTGCAAAACCTCGGCATCACCCAATTGGTGGTGACCGGCGTGACTACTGAGGTGTGCGTGAACACCACCGTCCGGGAGGCCAATGACCGGGGCTATGAATGCCTCGTTCCTGAGGACTGCGTGGCCTCCTATTTCCCCATCTTCCAGGAGATGGGGCTGAAAATGATCAAAGCCCAGGGGGGCATTTTTGGCTGGGTCACCGGCTCTTCCAAAATCATCCCCGCTCTGGCCTGA
- a CDS encoding ATP-binding cassette domain-containing protein, whose amino-acid sequence MSRPSLHRRPEHPPQAPLSWMKPGHWWRLWKGEDSSILTTATRNSMLPVLIEVFAGFSKLDGEVEEEEIESSLGYLRYDYSGAIYADMRRLYFEALQQPQDLAQRAKELSNELTMEQKILLCVQLYLLISSSLTNQRQMVEFYLFMTNLGIAAQAIDIVYQLNAGDKPTEEDFTSKSGQPLETLRIGSGEICDVLLRSLSPDCSVVAFRFQNLILLKNTGGIPILVRSRRQPPGDFSRLYPGERVVLEDVTLDYNDLITYFNSKKTVTGSQLYLTLTESGDAEIAQQRARGTNLRVSFGLGVSVEALRNTDATLNGIALKEGTVVEASIEDSIIAQGDIEISLRDLRVRAQEFGGQFRLEGSRNTYLVSNKPELLEEGDILLSEDTEGEILLRIECNYAQKNGELEVLRSSRPIYVGQIPVRDRIMLSDGDTITLGEGQFLRCHFSDRIIEEERNTIRQMEIRELSHRFDGRDTALDGISFIARRGEMICVMGPSGCGKSTLLRVLGGQLKTRGGEVLMNSLSLYNNLPNLTPYIAYIPQEDAFDPLLKVQENLDFSVAVRCPHLKTEERRKRVEAKLAELGLADMRKRLAGTPQQKFLSGGERKRLNAGMDMIGISDVYLFDEPTSGLSSKDSEHVLEIIRSLARNKIVLTSIHQPSMRLLQMFDKALLLDKGGKMAYFGTPQGMIEYFWKAYNDETGQREADMPGNLTPDFVFDVLETPLRDISGDIIQERSADGHLVAARRFPPNFWRDRYQSHLMLESMAKAQAFPGSTNLIARPRDDTGSSPRSRAMPKPPKHTLREESILFYTLLKRAFLSKLRNRTNLLTTLLEAPLLGFLISSVLKYSEEENYTYATAFHIPTYLFMSLVVAMFLGLTNSADEIIRDRHTLSRERNHNLRTFYYLSGKIISLSTFALIQCFIYLLIGNNVLEIRDMFFVHLWWMFVTALTGICLGLLISSIVTDNRTAINAIPLILIPQIILGGALIKYEEMNKNLDFVYSMQRWLDKAGVTEESEPSKLKVPFICQFMPLRWSYEAMLISQAKLNPLTSAQDQLEARIQELVNLPPDIKMTSDQQRDLDAAKQGLAVVSGLYARTEREAAAKLREIRDATMRGRVTPKLLQSALEESDGVSAEEVYVNRKVLDLVTKAEMEREDYRRKTSPNVFFGTVKRYFGTDFDTLWINTMVIFLTLAVLITGVEISLRRQLTRV is encoded by the coding sequence ATGTCCCGACCATCCCTGCACCGGCGGCCTGAGCATCCACCCCAGGCACCGTTGAGCTGGATGAAGCCTGGGCATTGGTGGCGGCTGTGGAAGGGGGAGGACAGCTCCATCCTCACCACGGCCACGCGGAATTCCATGCTGCCCGTGCTTATCGAGGTCTTCGCCGGCTTCTCCAAGCTGGACGGCGAGGTGGAGGAGGAGGAAATCGAATCCTCCCTGGGCTACCTGCGTTATGACTACAGCGGTGCCATTTATGCAGACATGCGCCGCCTCTATTTTGAGGCTCTCCAGCAGCCGCAGGACCTGGCCCAGCGGGCCAAGGAACTGAGTAACGAGCTGACCATGGAGCAGAAAATCCTGCTCTGCGTCCAGTTATACCTGCTCATCTCCAGCTCGCTGACCAACCAGCGGCAGATGGTGGAGTTTTATCTTTTCATGACCAATCTGGGCATCGCCGCCCAGGCCATTGACATCGTTTACCAGCTCAATGCCGGGGACAAGCCTACCGAGGAAGACTTCACCAGCAAGAGCGGTCAGCCTTTGGAAACCCTGCGCATCGGCTCTGGGGAAATCTGCGATGTGCTCCTGCGCTCCCTGTCGCCAGACTGCTCCGTCGTCGCCTTTCGCTTTCAGAATCTCATCCTGCTCAAAAACACCGGTGGCATTCCCATCCTGGTTCGCAGCCGCCGCCAGCCACCGGGGGATTTCTCCCGCCTCTATCCAGGGGAACGCGTCGTGCTCGAGGATGTCACGCTGGATTACAATGACCTCATCACCTACTTTAATTCCAAGAAGACGGTCACAGGCTCCCAGCTTTACCTTACCCTGACTGAGTCCGGCGATGCCGAAATCGCCCAGCAGCGTGCTCGCGGTACAAACCTTCGTGTCAGCTTCGGCCTCGGCGTCTCTGTGGAGGCCCTGCGCAACACGGATGCGACTCTCAACGGCATCGCTCTCAAGGAAGGCACCGTTGTCGAAGCCTCCATTGAAGACAGCATCATCGCCCAGGGGGATATCGAAATCTCCCTGCGTGATCTTCGCGTGCGCGCCCAGGAATTTGGGGGTCAGTTCCGCCTGGAAGGCAGCCGCAATACCTACCTCGTTTCCAATAAACCCGAGCTGCTGGAAGAGGGGGACATCCTCCTTTCCGAAGACACCGAGGGGGAAATCCTCCTGCGCATCGAGTGCAACTACGCGCAGAAAAATGGTGAGCTGGAAGTCCTGCGCAGTTCCCGGCCCATCTATGTCGGCCAGATCCCCGTGCGGGATCGCATCATGCTCAGCGATGGCGATACCATCACCCTGGGCGAGGGCCAGTTCCTGCGCTGCCATTTCAGCGACCGTATCATTGAGGAGGAGCGCAACACCATCCGGCAGATGGAAATCCGCGAGCTTTCCCATCGTTTTGACGGCCGTGATACAGCCTTGGACGGCATCAGTTTCATCGCCCGCCGCGGTGAGATGATCTGCGTCATGGGTCCCAGCGGTTGTGGTAAAAGTACCCTCCTGCGCGTCCTGGGTGGCCAGCTTAAAACACGCGGTGGAGAGGTCCTGATGAACAGCCTTTCGCTGTACAACAACCTGCCGAATCTCACCCCTTACATCGCCTACATCCCGCAGGAGGATGCCTTTGACCCGCTGCTGAAGGTGCAGGAAAACCTGGATTTTTCCGTCGCCGTTCGTTGCCCCCATTTAAAGACGGAGGAGCGCCGCAAGCGCGTCGAGGCCAAGTTGGCGGAACTCGGCCTGGCCGATATGCGCAAGCGTCTCGCCGGCACACCTCAGCAAAAATTCCTCTCCGGTGGCGAGCGCAAGCGCCTCAATGCCGGAATGGACATGATCGGCATCTCCGATGTTTATCTTTTTGATGAACCTACTTCCGGTCTGTCCTCCAAGGATAGCGAGCACGTGCTGGAAATCATCCGCAGCCTCGCCCGCAACAAGATCGTTCTCACTTCTATCCACCAGCCCAGCATGCGGCTGTTGCAGATGTTTGATAAAGCCCTCCTCCTGGATAAAGGCGGCAAGATGGCTTATTTCGGCACGCCGCAGGGCATGATCGAATACTTCTGGAAGGCCTACAATGACGAGACCGGTCAGCGCGAGGCCGACATGCCGGGAAACCTCACGCCCGATTTCGTATTCGATGTTCTCGAGACTCCCCTGCGTGATATCAGTGGCGACATCATCCAGGAACGCAGTGCGGATGGACACCTCGTCGCCGCCCGCCGTTTCCCGCCTAACTTTTGGCGTGACCGCTATCAGAGCCACCTCATGCTTGAGAGCATGGCCAAGGCCCAGGCCTTTCCAGGCAGCACGAATCTCATCGCCCGGCCGCGGGATGACACGGGATCCAGTCCCCGCTCACGGGCCATGCCCAAGCCGCCCAAGCACACATTGCGGGAGGAAAGCATCCTCTTTTACACGCTGCTGAAACGCGCGTTTTTGAGCAAGCTGCGCAATCGCACGAACCTGCTCACGACCTTGTTGGAGGCCCCTCTGCTTGGTTTCCTCATTTCCAGCGTGCTGAAATACAGCGAGGAGGAAAACTACACCTACGCCACGGCCTTCCACATCCCCACATATCTCTTCATGAGCCTCGTGGTCGCCATGTTTCTGGGGCTCACGAACAGTGCGGATGAAATCATTCGTGACCGCCACACCCTCAGCCGGGAGCGCAATCATAACCTGCGCACCTTCTATTATCTCAGTGGCAAGATCATCTCCCTCAGCACCTTTGCGCTCATCCAGTGCTTCATTTACCTGCTCATCGGGAATAACGTGCTGGAGATCCGGGACATGTTCTTTGTCCATCTTTGGTGGATGTTCGTCACCGCCCTCACCGGCATCTGTTTAGGCCTGCTCATCTCCAGCATTGTGACGGATAACCGCACCGCCATCAATGCCATCCCCCTCATCCTCATTCCGCAGATCATTCTCGGCGGAGCCCTCATCAAGTATGAGGAGATGAACAAAAACCTGGACTTCGTGTACTCCATGCAGCGCTGGTTGGATAAAGCTGGCGTCACGGAAGAAAGCGAGCCCAGCAAGCTCAAGGTCCCCTTCATCTGCCAGTTCATGCCCTTGCGCTGGAGTTATGAGGCCATGCTCATTTCCCAGGCCAAGCTGAACCCCCTCACTTCCGCCCAGGATCAGCTCGAAGCTCGGATCCAGGAACTCGTCAATCTGCCGCCGGATATCAAGATGACCTCCGACCAGCAGCGGGACCTGGATGCCGCCAAGCAAGGTCTCGCCGTCGTGTCCGGCCTTTATGCTCGCACCGAGCGGGAAGCCGCCGCCAAGCTGCGGGAGATTCGAGATGCCACCATGCGTGGCCGCGTCACGCCGAAGCTCCTCCAGAGCGCACTGGAAGAGAGTGACGGCGTCAGTGCTGAGGAGGTCTATGTCAACCGCAAGGTCCTGGACCTGGTCACTAAGGCGGAAATGGAGCGTGAAGACTACCGCCGCAAAACCAGCCCCAATGTCTTCTTCGGAACCGTGAAGAGGTACTTCGGCACGGATTTCGATACCCTGTGGATCAATACCATGGTCATCTTCCTGACCCTCGCCGTCCTCATCACCGGTGTGGAAATCTCCCTCCGCCGCCAGCTTACTCGCGTCTGA
- a CDS encoding phospho-sugar mutase codes for MSLEASLQSAADAGHLLPSSLENIQALLAASENPVYRASIEELANDGQWAELNDRFFQALKFGTGGLRGRTIGKVITSAERGSAVGDERPDHPCVGTNAMNFYNAARATRGLVAYAKTYRATAGLSGKPSIVFSHDTRHFSPEFAKRCAQIAIENGADVYLFDGCRATPEMSFAVRHLRADAGVMLTASHNPAHDNGYKVNYSDGAGIVEPHATGIIKEVNVIVDEAYTPLPEDDQGTLTMLGGELDEIYLKRVETMMLQPELLKDENAQKLKIVYTALHGAGGVLVPVLLKRLGFNFFTVPEQDTQDGRFPTVKSPNPENAPALKMAVDLANKEGADIVIGTDPDCDRMGVGVRNAQGEMVLLTGNQTGSLMGWYRLKTMFDLGILNDANKGNAVFLKTFVTSPMQDTISAKFGVQCVNTLTGFKWISAKLAKYEAALPAEILAKYRDLPAAESRAARLEHSKFLVFGGEESYGYMGDDFSRDKDGNGAVVMFAELAAYAASRGLTVVELLDEVYSDVGYFLEVNQSKVFEGASGAAQIAQLADSYASNPPKEVDGSAVVKVRDFRKDEIYDEEGELISKEKMLFVDLADGRSFAVRPSGTEPKIKYYMFGRQVPVAGQKMTAEELAAAKAKVSASLDSMWTWLDKDIDVRLG; via the coding sequence ATGTCCCTTGAAGCCTCTCTCCAGTCCGCCGCCGATGCAGGTCACCTGCTGCCTTCCAGCCTCGAAAACATCCAGGCACTCCTCGCCGCCAGTGAAAATCCGGTGTATCGCGCCAGCATTGAGGAACTGGCCAATGACGGACAATGGGCAGAGCTGAATGACCGGTTTTTCCAGGCGCTTAAATTTGGAACCGGCGGTCTGCGTGGGCGCACAATCGGCAAAGTCATCACCTCAGCGGAGCGTGGCAGTGCCGTGGGTGATGAGCGTCCGGACCATCCCTGCGTAGGTACGAACGCGATGAATTTTTACAATGCTGCACGCGCCACCCGTGGACTTGTCGCCTATGCGAAAACGTACCGCGCCACGGCCGGCCTGTCTGGAAAACCGAGCATCGTTTTCAGCCACGACACCCGCCATTTCTCGCCCGAGTTCGCCAAGCGTTGCGCCCAGATCGCCATCGAAAACGGGGCCGATGTTTACCTCTTCGATGGCTGCCGCGCCACTCCCGAGATGTCCTTTGCCGTGCGCCATCTGCGTGCCGATGCCGGCGTGATGCTTACCGCTTCTCACAATCCGGCCCATGACAATGGCTACAAGGTCAATTACAGCGATGGCGCAGGCATCGTGGAACCTCACGCCACTGGCATCATCAAGGAGGTCAATGTCATTGTCGATGAAGCCTATACGCCGCTGCCTGAGGATGACCAGGGCACCCTGACCATGCTCGGCGGAGAGCTGGATGAAATTTACCTCAAGCGTGTGGAGACCATGATGCTCCAGCCGGAGCTTCTGAAAGACGAGAATGCCCAGAAGCTGAAAATCGTTTATACCGCCCTTCACGGCGCAGGCGGTGTGCTGGTGCCCGTCCTGTTGAAAAGACTGGGTTTCAATTTCTTCACCGTGCCGGAGCAGGACACCCAGGACGGCCGCTTCCCCACCGTCAAATCACCGAATCCAGAAAACGCCCCCGCTCTGAAAATGGCCGTGGACTTGGCTAACAAAGAAGGTGCGGACATCGTCATTGGCACAGATCCTGACTGCGACCGCATGGGCGTGGGCGTCCGCAATGCCCAGGGTGAAATGGTCCTCCTGACTGGAAACCAGACTGGCTCCCTCATGGGCTGGTACCGCCTCAAGACCATGTTTGACCTCGGGATCCTCAACGATGCCAACAAAGGCAATGCCGTCTTCCTCAAGACCTTTGTCACCAGTCCTATGCAGGACACCATTTCCGCTAAATTCGGCGTGCAGTGTGTCAATACCCTCACCGGCTTCAAGTGGATCAGCGCCAAGCTGGCCAAATACGAAGCGGCCCTGCCTGCGGAAATCCTGGCCAAATATCGTGACCTGCCGGCTGCGGAATCCCGTGCCGCACGCCTGGAGCACAGCAAGTTCCTTGTCTTCGGGGGCGAGGAAAGCTACGGCTATATGGGGGATGACTTCAGCCGCGACAAGGATGGCAACGGTGCCGTCGTCATGTTTGCCGAGCTGGCCGCCTATGCTGCCTCACGCGGTCTCACCGTGGTAGAGTTGCTAGACGAGGTATATAGCGATGTCGGTTACTTCCTGGAAGTGAACCAGAGCAAGGTCTTTGAAGGAGCCTCCGGTGCCGCGCAGATTGCCCAACTGGCCGATAGCTACGCCTCCAATCCGCCCAAAGAAGTGGATGGCAGCGCGGTGGTGAAAGTGCGCGATTTCCGCAAGGACGAGATCTACGACGAAGAAGGTGAGCTGATCTCCAAGGAAAAAATGCTCTTTGTGGACTTGGCCGATGGCCGCAGCTTTGCTGTCCGCCCGTCTGGCACGGAGCCGAAGATCAAATACTACATGTTTGGCCGCCAGGTGCCCGTAGCGGGGCAGAAAATGACGGCCGAAGAACTTGCCGCCGCCAAGGCGAAGGTCTCCGCCTCCCTGGACAGCATGTGGACTTGGCTGGACAAGGACATTGATGTCCGCCTGGGTTAA
- a CDS encoding GNAT family N-acetyltransferase, producing the protein MPPLLTIRPATETDVPAILALILELADYEQLTHEVVATVDSLRATLFGPSPCAEALMGCVNGEVAGFALFFQNYSTFLARPGLHLEDLYVQPAHRGCGLGRALITAVARIAHERGCGRYEWTVLDWNTPAIRFYESLGAEMKSDWRIMRVTGPTLESMARVAPDA; encoded by the coding sequence ATGCCCCCTCTTCTCACCATCCGCCCTGCCACGGAAACCGATGTTCCGGCCATTCTAGCCCTGATCCTGGAGCTGGCGGACTATGAACAACTGACGCACGAGGTAGTGGCGACCGTGGACAGCCTGCGGGCGACCCTGTTCGGCCCAAGCCCGTGTGCGGAGGCGCTGATGGGCTGCGTGAACGGAGAGGTGGCGGGGTTTGCGCTCTTTTTCCAAAACTATTCCACCTTTCTGGCACGGCCCGGACTGCATCTGGAAGATTTGTATGTGCAGCCTGCTCATCGCGGCTGCGGGCTGGGCAGGGCGCTCATCACGGCCGTGGCGCGCATCGCCCATGAGCGCGGCTGCGGGCGCTATGAATGGACGGTGCTGGACTGGAACACGCCTGCCATCCGTTTTTATGAAAGCCTGGGAGCTGAAATGAAAAGCGACTGGCGCATCATGCGCGTCACAGGCCCGACATTGGAATCCATGGCCAGAGTGGCTCCCGACGCCTAA
- a CDS encoding GNAT family N-acetyltransferase, producing the protein MNWIECGHEHLESIRAIFNEAIANSTALYEDDPRTAAFMEDWWAGKIKAGYPVLGAVNDEGVLMGFASYGAFRPHPGYKHTVEHSIYVDARFRGQGLGHQFLERIIAAAMAQGYHLMIGVIDADNAASIRLHERHGFTPCGHIREAGYKFGRWLDVVLYSLLLSPSDGSWGREKLGCGES; encoded by the coding sequence ATGAACTGGATCGAATGTGGGCACGAGCATCTGGAATCCATCCGTGCCATTTTTAACGAGGCGATTGCGAACTCGACGGCGCTTTATGAAGATGACCCGCGCACAGCCGCTTTTATGGAGGATTGGTGGGCGGGGAAAATTAAGGCCGGGTATCCGGTGCTGGGCGCTGTGAATGACGAAGGTGTGCTGATGGGCTTCGCCAGCTATGGTGCCTTTCGTCCGCATCCGGGGTATAAACATACGGTCGAGCATTCCATCTATGTGGATGCGCGCTTTCGCGGCCAGGGATTGGGACACCAGTTTTTGGAGCGGATCATCGCTGCCGCCATGGCGCAAGGATACCACCTGATGATCGGTGTGATTGATGCGGACAATGCAGCGAGCATCCGGCTGCATGAGCGGCATGGCTTTACCCCTTGCGGCCACATCCGCGAGGCCGGGTATAAATTTGGGCGATGGCTGGATGTGGTGCTGTACAGTCTGCTTCTCTCTCCGAGTGATGGGTCTTGGGGCCGCGAAAAGTTGGGATGTGGAGAAAGCTGA
- a CDS encoding transposase — protein sequence MRFFDPEDQLQITQRKLPHWSQDGVVCFITWRTHDSMPKAVVGKWLTERAVWLEQRGIDVHERDWKRQLYQLDPAVIAEFHDHFTSRWHEELDQCHGTCVLRDAQMNGRVAESLMHFDGDRYEMLDFVIMPNHVHFLAMFPDKDVLLKQCESWKRFTARWIQDRLGFEGRFWQQDAFDHLVRHEAQFKRLQHYIAENPVKAHLKPGEFHLRKYSNHHSPSDGFGRGRSARE from the coding sequence ATGCGCTTTTTTGATCCTGAAGATCAACTGCAGATCACCCAGAGAAAACTGCCTCATTGGTCTCAGGATGGGGTGGTGTGTTTCATCACCTGGCGGACGCATGATTCCATGCCGAAAGCAGTGGTGGGAAAATGGCTGACTGAGAGAGCCGTCTGGCTGGAGCAGCGTGGGATTGATGTCCATGAAAGGGACTGGAAACGGCAGCTTTACCAACTAGACCCCGCAGTCATCGCGGAGTTTCATGATCACTTCACCTCGCGTTGGCACGAGGAACTGGACCAATGCCACGGTACCTGTGTCCTGCGTGATGCTCAGATGAACGGGCGGGTGGCTGAGAGCCTAATGCATTTCGACGGCGACCGCTATGAGATGCTGGACTTCGTTATCATGCCTAACCACGTCCATTTTCTGGCGATGTTCCCGGACAAAGACGTCTTATTAAAACAGTGTGAATCATGGAAAAGATTCACCGCCCGCTGGATTCAAGACAGGCTAGGATTTGAAGGCCGGTTCTGGCAGCAGGATGCCTTTGACCACCTTGTCCGCCATGAAGCCCAGTTCAAAAGGCTGCAACATTACATCGCCGAAAACCCCGTCAAAGCCCACCTCAAGCCCGGCGAGTTTCATCTTCGGAAGTACAGTAATCATCACTCTCCGAGTGATGGGTTTGGGAGAGGCCGAAGTGCCAGGGAATGA
- a CDS encoding PVC-type heme-binding CxxCH protein yields MNRLLLSLLATSAFAADFPKPFNSEKGDPMSAEEAAATMELPPGFKCVVFASEPDVQQPIAMAWDAKGRLWVAENYTYAENPARWDTNLHDRIIILEDKDGDGKHDGRKVFWDEGAYLTSVEWGYGGAWILNNGTLSFIPDKNGDDVPDAAPEILLDGFNVKTIGHNIVNGLRWGPDGWLYGRHGITDTSAVGSPGTPNEKRTKINCSIWRYHPTRKIFEAVAHGGTNSWGHDWNADGELFMINTVIGHLWHVIPGAYYRRMFGTHLNPHVYEIIEQTADHFHWDTGGEKWSDIRTGVSNKTLELGGGHAHVGMLIYQGGTWPKEYHGKMLTCNLHGRRINVDSLEREGCGYVGKHAPDFMQAKDPWFRGLDLLTGPDGNVFVSDWSDSGECHDNDGVHRTSGRIYKIVYGEQKKVEPEKYVQLLKPKKDMAEMLDSLGGNNNWWVRMSRNHIAEQFTPKAPDASSTPPDINDWIKFWEVLAHAKPASDEEYVDFFNTSVNATPIQSSSEGGAHGALEKWTEILVKLAGKAESGLLRLHVASHLQRLPLASRWPIATALAQREEDSNDRQQPLMIWYGIEPAVAADPMRGVELIANSKIPTVRRLVARRITEEIEKQPAAVDALVALMTKDEAVRDDVLHGMAAGLNGWNKAPKPKGWDEFLRSVVPASAGSKPPEGGTTKQEIQQLSTVFGGGRPVEELIPIVQDIEADASARRNAFASLTRNAKPELLPILLKLVNDKVLAVQARSALAAYDDEKVAKALIQPWPVRSQEQQIATVDTLITRVSYAHALLNFVKAGRVPTSVISPYQARAILSLDNPGLTKKLHEVWGELRDTPEAKKEEMAKWTAALTPEALAKGEASKGKMVFMAACAACHKLYGEGGMIGPDLTGGDRHKLTYLLENILDPSAIVPADYRMTVFKLKDGRTITGVIPEQNPKTLTVQTPAERLTLERSEIAEQQQLPMSLMPEGLLTALGEEQVIHLMAYLQSLGPVQ; encoded by the coding sequence ATGAACCGTCTGCTTTTGTCCCTGCTCGCCACCTCGGCGTTCGCTGCTGATTTCCCCAAGCCTTTCAACTCCGAAAAGGGCGATCCCATGTCTGCCGAGGAAGCCGCCGCCACGATGGAGCTACCTCCAGGATTCAAGTGTGTGGTCTTCGCCTCGGAGCCGGATGTGCAACAGCCCATCGCCATGGCCTGGGATGCCAAAGGTCGGCTTTGGGTGGCGGAAAACTACACCTATGCGGAAAACCCCGCCCGCTGGGATACCAACCTGCATGACCGCATCATCATCCTCGAAGACAAGGACGGCGATGGCAAACACGATGGTCGCAAGGTCTTCTGGGATGAAGGTGCTTATCTGACCAGCGTGGAATGGGGCTATGGCGGCGCGTGGATTTTAAACAACGGCACCCTGAGTTTCATCCCGGATAAAAATGGTGATGACGTGCCTGATGCCGCCCCGGAGATCCTGCTCGACGGTTTTAATGTCAAGACCATCGGCCATAACATCGTCAACGGTCTGCGCTGGGGGCCGGACGGCTGGCTTTATGGGCGTCACGGCATCACGGATACCTCCGCCGTGGGTTCTCCAGGTACGCCTAACGAAAAGCGCACCAAGATCAATTGCTCCATCTGGCGTTATCATCCTACACGGAAAATCTTTGAAGCCGTCGCCCACGGCGGCACCAATTCCTGGGGTCATGACTGGAATGCCGACGGCGAGCTTTTCATGATCAACACCGTCATCGGTCACCTCTGGCATGTGATCCCCGGTGCCTATTACCGGCGCATGTTTGGTACCCATCTGAACCCGCATGTTTATGAAATCATTGAGCAGACCGCCGACCATTTTCATTGGGATACGGGCGGTGAAAAATGGAGCGACATCCGCACCGGCGTGAGCAACAAAACTCTGGAGCTGGGTGGCGGTCACGCCCACGTCGGCATGCTCATCTATCAGGGCGGCACCTGGCCCAAGGAATACCATGGCAAGATGCTCACCTGCAACCTCCATGGTCGCCGCATTAACGTGGATAGCCTGGAGCGTGAAGGCTGCGGCTACGTCGGCAAACACGCCCCCGATTTCATGCAGGCCAAAGACCCCTGGTTCCGCGGCCTCGACCTTCTCACTGGCCCCGACGGCAACGTCTTCGTCTCCGACTGGAGCGACTCCGGCGAATGCCATGACAATGATGGCGTGCACCGCACCAGCGGACGGATTTATAAGATTGTGTATGGGGAGCAGAAGAAGGTGGAGCCTGAAAAATATGTCCAGTTGTTGAAGCCAAAAAAAGATATGGCAGAAATGTTAGATTCTCTTGGGGGTAATAACAACTGGTGGGTCCGTATGAGCCGCAATCACATTGCGGAACAGTTTACGCCTAAAGCTCCTGATGCATCCAGTACCCCGCCTGACATTAATGATTGGATCAAATTCTGGGAAGTACTAGCGCACGCTAAACCAGCCTCAGATGAGGAGTATGTCGATTTTTTCAACACCTCAGTTAATGCTACTCCGATTCAAAGCTCTTCGGAGGGGGGCGCACACGGAGCATTGGAGAAGTGGACAGAGATTTTGGTGAAACTTGCTGGGAAAGCAGAGTCTGGACTTCTTCGTCTGCATGTTGCTTCTCATCTTCAACGCCTTCCGCTAGCCTCACGCTGGCCCATTGCCACCGCCCTGGCCCAGCGTGAAGAAGACTCTAATGACCGCCAGCAGCCCCTCATGATCTGGTATGGCATCGAGCCTGCCGTGGCTGCGGATCCGATGCGTGGTGTGGAACTCATCGCCAACTCGAAGATTCCCACCGTGCGGCGTCTAGTGGCTCGTCGTATCACGGAAGAGATTGAAAAGCAGCCTGCTGCTGTGGATGCCTTGGTGGCACTCATGACCAAAGACGAAGCCGTCCGAGACGACGTGCTGCATGGAATGGCTGCCGGACTCAACGGCTGGAATAAAGCGCCGAAGCCTAAAGGCTGGGACGAGTTTCTCCGTTCTGTAGTCCCGGCTTCAGCCGGATCTAAGCCGCCTGAAGGCGGAACTACAAAACAAGAAATCCAGCAGCTCTCCACCGTCTTTGGTGGCGGTCGTCCCGTGGAGGAACTCATCCCTATCGTTCAAGATATTGAGGCCGATGCGTCCGCTCGGCGCAATGCCTTCGCCAGCCTCACCCGTAACGCTAAGCCTGAACTCCTGCCTATCCTGCTGAAGCTGGTGAATGACAAAGTGCTGGCCGTTCAGGCCCGCAGCGCGCTGGCAGCGTATGATGACGAAAAGGTGGCTAAAGCCCTCATTCAACCCTGGCCAGTCCGCAGCCAGGAACAGCAGATCGCCACGGTGGATACGTTGATCACCCGCGTCAGCTATGCTCATGCCTTGCTCAACTTCGTCAAGGCAGGCCGTGTGCCGACCTCCGTCATCAGCCCTTATCAGGCCCGCGCCATCCTGAGTCTGGATAATCCTGGCCTAACCAAAAAACTGCATGAAGTATGGGGTGAGCTGCGCGACACGCCGGAGGCCAAGAAAGAGGAGATGGCCAAATGGACTGCCGCCTTGACACCTGAAGCCCTGGCCAAAGGTGAGGCGTCAAAAGGCAAAATGGTCTTCATGGCCGCCTGTGCCGCCTGCCACAAGCTTTATGGAGAAGGCGGCATGATCGGTCCTGACCTCACAGGCGGGGACCGTCACAAGCTGACCTACCTGCTGGAAAACATCCTTGATCCCAGCGCCATCGTTCCTGCAGATTATCGCATGACCGTCTTCAAGCTGAAGGATGGACGCACCATCACCGGTGTCATTCCCGAGCAGAACCCCAAGACCCTTACCGTGCAGACCCCAGCCGAGCGGCTTACCCTGGAGCGGAGCGAGATCGCCGAGCAGCAGCAACTCCCCATGAGCCTCATGCCCGAAGGTCTTCTGACCGCCCTGGGCGAAGAGCAGGTTATTCATCTCATGGCTTACTTGCAGAGCCTCGGGCCAGTACAGTAA